The Pyruvatibacter sp. HU-CL02332 genome includes a window with the following:
- a CDS encoding topology modulation protein, producing the protein MKRILILGPGGAGKSTLAKKLAAKLDLPLIHLDQHYWQPDWTPMDESRWPNVVADLTADDRWVMDGNFGGTLDLRLPRADLTVFLDVGRWQSLWGAFTRVLKQSGQVRSDMAPGCPERFDAEFFIWLWNFPRDTRPILEEALARHPQTPVVRLSSRRAIRHWLDTL; encoded by the coding sequence ATGAAACGCATTTTGATCCTCGGCCCCGGTGGCGCCGGCAAGTCGACGCTCGCCAAGAAGTTGGCTGCAAAACTTGACCTGCCGCTGATCCATCTCGACCAGCACTATTGGCAGCCGGACTGGACGCCGATGGATGAAAGCCGGTGGCCAAATGTGGTGGCTGACCTGACCGCCGACGATCGCTGGGTCATGGACGGCAATTTTGGGGGAACGCTGGACCTGCGTCTGCCCCGGGCTGACCTCACGGTGTTTCTGGACGTTGGCCGATGGCAAAGCCTGTGGGGCGCATTCACGCGGGTGCTCAAACAGTCAGGCCAGGTCCGCAGCGACATGGCACCGGGATGCCCTGAGCGCTTCGACGCCGAGTTCTTCATCTGGCTGTGGAATTTCCCCCGCGACACCAGGCCGATCCTTGAAGAGGCCCTTGCGCGGCACCCTCAAACGCCAGTTGTACGGCTGTCGTCCCGTCGGGCAATCCGGCATTGGCTGGACACCCTTTAG
- a CDS encoding glutamate--cysteine ligase, translating to MSAPPTTRETSPPVETRDELVAYLASGSKPQTDWRIGTEHEKFGYRIGDYSPMPYDNAPGETGATVKAMLEGMQRFGWEPAFEGDNVIALMGNDKTGGGSITLEPGGQFELSGAPLETLHDTCDEVHTHLDQVATVAGEIDAGFIGLGFAPRRSLADTPVMPKGRYGIMRNYMPKVGSRGLDMMFRTATVQVNLDFSSEADMVQMYRISLALQPIVTAIFANSPFVDGKPNGVLSNRAHVWLDTDADRTGMLPFVFEDGFGFEQYVDYALDVPMYFVHRKGTYVDVSGQSFRDFMQGKLKGLEGDRPSLDDWENHLTTIFPEARLKRFIEMRGADGGPWRRLCALPAFWVGLFYDKASQAAAWDLVKDWTVEEREQLHRDVPVHALNAKFRDHTVLDIARDALAIAKDGLKARARSDGFDGDERGFLAAVETTLDSGRTPAEEMLDLYNGKWQGNLDNLFAEFSY from the coding sequence ATGTCGGCACCTCCCACAACGCGTGAGACGTCACCTCCCGTGGAAACACGCGATGAACTCGTGGCCTATCTGGCATCCGGCTCAAAGCCGCAGACCGACTGGCGTATCGGCACCGAGCACGAGAAATTCGGCTACCGCATCGGCGACTATTCTCCCATGCCCTACGACAACGCACCCGGCGAAACCGGCGCGACCGTGAAGGCCATGCTGGAAGGCATGCAGCGCTTTGGCTGGGAACCTGCATTTGAAGGCGACAATGTCATTGCGCTTATGGGTAATGACAAGACCGGCGGCGGGTCCATTACCCTGGAGCCGGGCGGGCAGTTTGAGTTGTCCGGCGCACCCCTGGAAACCCTGCACGACACCTGCGACGAGGTGCACACCCATCTTGATCAGGTGGCAACGGTTGCCGGTGAAATTGACGCGGGCTTCATCGGCCTTGGCTTTGCGCCGCGACGTTCGCTGGCGGACACGCCGGTCATGCCCAAGGGCCGCTACGGGATCATGCGCAACTACATGCCCAAGGTTGGCAGCCGCGGGCTGGACATGATGTTCCGCACAGCGACCGTGCAAGTGAACCTCGATTTTTCCTCAGAAGCCGACATGGTGCAGATGTACCGCATCTCGCTGGCGCTGCAGCCGATCGTGACCGCTATCTTTGCCAATTCGCCCTTTGTGGACGGCAAGCCCAACGGCGTGCTCTCCAACCGGGCGCATGTATGGCTTGATACGGACGCGGACCGCACCGGCATGTTGCCGTTCGTGTTCGAGGACGGCTTTGGCTTTGAGCAATATGTGGACTATGCCCTCGATGTGCCGATGTATTTCGTCCATCGCAAGGGCACCTATGTGGATGTATCCGGCCAGTCCTTCCGGGACTTCATGCAGGGCAAGCTCAAGGGTCTTGAAGGCGACCGCCCGTCGCTGGACGACTGGGAAAATCACCTGACGACAATCTTCCCGGAAGCCCGCCTTAAGCGCTTCATTGAAATGCGCGGCGCGGATGGTGGGCCCTGGCGGCGGCTATGTGCCCTGCCTGCCTTCTGGGTGGGCCTGTTCTACGACAAGGCCTCGCAGGCAGCCGCCTGGGATCTGGTCAAGGACTGGACCGTAGAAGAGCGCGAACAGCTGCACCGCGATGTGCCGGTGCATGCGCTCAACGCAAAATTCCGCGATCACACAGTACTGGACATTGCCCGCGACGCGCTGGCTATCGCCAAGGATGGCCTCAAGGCCCGCGCCCGCAGCGATGGCTTTGATGGCGATGAACGCGGCTTTCTTGCCGCCGTTGAAACAACCCTTGATAGCGGCCGCACCCCGGCAGAAGAGATGCTGGACCTCTACAACGGCAAGTGGCAGGGCAATCTCGACAACCTGTTTGCGGAATTTTCCTATTAG
- a CDS encoding RidA family protein, translating into MAGDLILPEALKPTYENFKFAPGVRAGGLLHMSGILGTGADGKVPADPAEEFEAAFQQAKMVLGEAGLDFSDIVEMTTFHIGLQEHIGTFMAVKDKYITEPYPAWTAVGTTELAFPGARMELKITALAR; encoded by the coding sequence ATGGCTGGCGATCTCATTCTTCCAGAGGCCCTGAAACCCACCTACGAGAATTTCAAATTCGCCCCGGGCGTGCGTGCCGGTGGATTGCTGCATATGTCCGGCATTCTGGGCACGGGCGCGGACGGCAAGGTCCCTGCCGACCCGGCTGAGGAATTTGAAGCCGCGTTTCAGCAGGCCAAGATGGTGCTGGGCGAAGCCGGGTTGGATTTCTCGGACATCGTGGAAATGACGACCTTCCATATCGGTCTGCAGGAGCACATCGGCACGTTCATGGCCGTCAAGGACAAGTACATCACCGAGCCCTACCCCGCATGGACGGCGGTCGGCACCACCGAGCTGGCCTTTCCCGGTGCGCGGATGGAACTCAAGATCACGGCACTTGCCCGTTAG
- a CDS encoding 16S rRNA (uracil(1498)-N(3))-methyltransferase, translated as MSSNRTNLIRLFVAAPLEADVPFDLPAEQAHYLANVMRKKAGEQALAFNGEDGEWLIRLDEIGKKRAQATPVERTRKQTAGPDLHLLFAPLKRARIDYLAQKATEMGAALLQPVVTRRTQAERVKTSRLLANAVEAAEQCNLLFVPTVEEPSKLETVLTRWSRERQILFCDEALPGADVPPPGDYLRGLPDGVKQAPWAILIGPEGGFDPAERKMLEAMSNAHAVALGPRIMRADTAVVAAMALWQSVLGDWR; from the coding sequence ATGTCGAGCAACCGAACAAATCTGATTCGCCTTTTTGTCGCTGCACCGCTGGAAGCGGATGTGCCCTTTGATCTGCCCGCCGAGCAGGCCCATTACCTTGCCAATGTCATGCGCAAGAAGGCGGGCGAACAGGCGCTGGCCTTCAATGGGGAGGACGGCGAATGGCTGATCCGGCTGGACGAGATCGGCAAGAAGCGTGCCCAGGCAACCCCTGTTGAACGCACCCGCAAGCAGACCGCAGGCCCCGACCTGCATTTGCTGTTTGCCCCCCTCAAGCGCGCCCGCATTGATTATCTGGCGCAAAAGGCAACCGAGATGGGGGCCGCCCTGCTGCAGCCGGTGGTGACCCGGCGCACCCAGGCAGAGCGGGTCAAAACCTCCCGACTGCTCGCCAACGCTGTTGAAGCTGCAGAGCAGTGCAATCTGCTGTTTGTGCCCACGGTGGAAGAACCCTCAAAGCTCGAGACCGTGCTGACGCGCTGGTCCCGCGAGCGGCAGATATTGTTTTGCGATGAAGCGCTGCCCGGTGCCGACGTGCCACCGCCCGGCGATTATTTGCGCGGCCTGCCCGACGGCGTGAAGCAGGCTCCCTGGGCCATTCTCATTGGCCCGGAAGGCGGCTTCGACCCGGCAGAGCGCAAGATGCTTGAAGCCATGTCCAATGCGCACGCCGTCGCGCTCGGACCGCGGATCATGCGAGCCGATACAGCGGTGGTGGCCGCCATGGCACTGTGGCAGTCGGTGCTTGGGGACTGGCGCTAG
- the ubiA gene encoding 4-hydroxybenzoate octaprenyltransferase: MTVPQDNEPEPSGSVADAAPDNWVDKWAPASTRPYLRLMRADRPIGTWLLFWPGAWAITLAAPQAGKYVLYPEILYLIGLFLVGAFVMRGAGCVWNDYTDREIDAQVARTASRPIPSGQVSGSSALIFLGVLLLIGFLILIQLSWAAIGLGVASLVLIAIYPFAKRFTWWPQVFLGLAINWGALMGWAAVTGSLSAAPVFLYLAGICWTLGYDTIYAHQDKEDDALIGVKSTALWLEANTKTWLWGFYGLTLVFLALAGVFAGIGWVYFAGLFMGGFHLMRQVRDTDLDRPEECLATFKSNRDFGIIIIACLFAGTPGTMIS; encoded by the coding sequence ATGACAGTTCCTCAAGATAACGAGCCTGAGCCTTCCGGCAGCGTTGCAGACGCTGCGCCGGACAATTGGGTGGACAAGTGGGCACCGGCGAGCACGCGGCCCTATCTGCGGCTGATGCGGGCGGACCGGCCCATTGGTACGTGGCTGCTGTTCTGGCCCGGCGCGTGGGCGATCACGCTTGCGGCGCCGCAGGCCGGCAAATATGTGCTCTATCCTGAAATCCTTTATCTGATCGGCCTGTTTCTGGTGGGCGCGTTCGTGATGCGCGGCGCCGGGTGCGTCTGGAACGACTACACGGACCGGGAGATTGACGCCCAGGTGGCACGCACCGCGAGCCGTCCCATTCCATCGGGTCAGGTCAGCGGGTCATCCGCGCTGATCTTTCTTGGGGTGCTGCTGCTCATCGGCTTCCTCATTCTCATTCAGCTAAGCTGGGCCGCCATCGGGCTCGGCGTGGCATCGCTGGTGCTGATTGCCATCTATCCCTTCGCCAAGCGGTTTACCTGGTGGCCGCAGGTGTTTTTGGGCCTCGCCATCAACTGGGGCGCGCTCATGGGATGGGCTGCCGTCACCGGATCGCTCTCGGCAGCGCCCGTGTTCCTCTATCTGGCCGGCATCTGCTGGACCCTGGGGTACGACACGATTTATGCCCACCAGGACAAGGAAGACGACGCGCTGATCGGGGTGAAATCGACAGCACTTTGGCTGGAGGCCAACACCAAGACGTGGCTGTGGGGCTTTTATGGGCTGACGCTTGTCTTCCTTGCGCTGGCAGGCGTCTTTGCGGGCATTGGCTGGGTCTATTTTGCCGGTCTGTTCATGGGTGGCTTTCACCTGATGCGGCAGGTGCGTGATACAGATCTTGACCGTCCTGAGGAGTGCCTTGCGACTTTCAAGTCCAACCGCGATTTCGGGATCATTATCATTGCCTGCCTTTTTGCCGGAACACCGGGCACGATGATCTCCTAG
- a CDS encoding TetR/AcrR family transcriptional regulator has protein sequence MAYRKTGKVVAQLEANRARILDAARALVFSGGFQAASMAAVARDAGVATGTLYRYFASREAMLLDVFRAVSDAEMSRLEDIAAGPGLPAARLRDVVHAFTTRAVRGAKQAHALLAEPVDGALADERLAYRRRHAAIFERLMREAQAAREIPALDAHVTAAAIAGAIPSALTLHGPDNVPDADALIDTVLRMAGLDPHATKNTSNTDRNEDMSHDQSA, from the coding sequence TTGGCCTATCGCAAGACCGGCAAAGTCGTGGCCCAGCTGGAGGCCAACCGTGCCCGTATCCTTGATGCGGCGCGGGCGCTTGTGTTCTCGGGCGGGTTTCAGGCGGCCAGCATGGCAGCCGTTGCCCGTGACGCGGGCGTGGCAACGGGGACGCTGTATCGCTATTTCGCCTCCCGCGAAGCGATGCTGCTGGACGTGTTCCGGGCCGTGTCGGATGCGGAGATGTCGCGGCTTGAAGACATTGCCGCCGGCCCCGGCCTGCCCGCTGCTCGGCTGCGCGATGTGGTGCATGCCTTTACGACACGCGCGGTGCGTGGTGCCAAGCAGGCCCATGCCCTGCTCGCAGAACCCGTGGATGGTGCGCTGGCCGATGAACGTCTGGCCTATCGTCGGCGCCATGCGGCCATTTTTGAACGGCTGATGCGCGAGGCGCAGGCGGCACGAGAAATTCCGGCCCTTGATGCGCATGTGACGGCTGCCGCCATCGCCGGTGCCATTCCCTCAGCCCTCACCCTGCACGGGCCGGACAATGTGCCGGATGCTGATGCCCTGATTGATACCGTTTTGCGCATGGCGGGACTTGATCCCCACGCAACCAAAAACACATCGAACACAGACCGCAACGAGGACATGTCCCATGATCAATCCGCTTGA
- a CDS encoding fatty acid desaturase family protein translates to MINPLDLLTEQQLAEVKERSDAKGIWVVAFSWMLIFGAMAMFAIWPNPLTFIAAVIIVGTRQLGLAIGMHDGAHGVLTKSPSLNMFLSQWLCAYPMLAETMSYRRYHLTHHRNTQQENDPDLILSKPFPITRKSFRRKFIRDITGQTGYQQRKAQILNALGDPSLPWDKRIDRFAAKLGPAVFTNLVLFSILALAGQWYLYFLLWVLPMLTWHQAVTRIRNIAEHAMVPDDSDPFRNARTTKAGWFMRLVMAPGYVNYHVEHHLFMWVPCYNLPKLHTYLLANGHGEKMEIKDSYFDVIKMATSRPDDEDRPGEMVHNARTRRVSGIISEGFDEVDTSAKPNAA, encoded by the coding sequence ATGATCAATCCGCTTGATCTTCTGACCGAACAACAGCTCGCCGAAGTGAAAGAACGATCCGATGCCAAAGGCATCTGGGTCGTGGCCTTCAGCTGGATGCTCATTTTCGGTGCCATGGCGATGTTTGCCATCTGGCCCAACCCGCTCACCTTCATTGCCGCCGTCATCATCGTCGGCACGCGGCAACTGGGGCTGGCAATCGGCATGCATGACGGGGCGCACGGGGTGCTGACCAAGAGCCCGTCACTCAACATGTTTTTGTCGCAGTGGCTGTGCGCCTATCCGATGCTGGCAGAAACCATGTCCTATCGCCGCTATCACCTCACCCATCACAGGAACACGCAGCAGGAAAACGATCCCGACCTGATCCTCTCCAAGCCGTTCCCGATCACGCGCAAGAGTTTCCGCCGCAAGTTCATCCGCGACATCACCGGGCAGACCGGTTACCAGCAGCGCAAGGCGCAGATCCTCAACGCATTGGGCGATCCCTCTTTGCCGTGGGACAAGCGCATTGACCGGTTTGCTGCCAAGCTTGGACCTGCGGTCTTCACCAATCTGGTACTGTTCTCGATCCTGGCGCTGGCAGGCCAGTGGTATCTTTATTTTCTGCTTTGGGTGCTGCCCATGCTCACCTGGCATCAGGCGGTAACGCGCATTCGCAATATTGCCGAGCACGCCATGGTGCCTGACGACAGCGACCCATTCCGAAATGCGCGGACCACAAAGGCTGGCTGGTTCATGCGGTTGGTGATGGCACCGGGCTACGTGAACTATCACGTGGAGCATCACCTGTTCATGTGGGTGCCCTGCTACAACCTGCCCAAGCTGCACACATACCTGCTGGCGAATGGCCACGGCGAAAAGATGGAAATCAAGGACAGCTATTTCGACGTCATCAAGATGGCAACGTCGCGTCCGGATGACGAGGACCGGCCCGGCGAAATGGTGCACAACGCCCGCACCCGGCGTGTCTCCGGCATCATTTCTGAAGGCTTTGATGAAGTGGATACGTCGGCCAAACCAAATGCCGCCTGA
- a CDS encoding 50S ribosomal protein L11 methyltransferase has translation MPPDIEPRPAETDPQAYVAGNSVVQTAPLVPEIKLHLADERAPLWNKTQRDLWDDGIVLPYWAFAWAGGQALARLLLDEPERVRGKRVLDFASGSAISGIAAKLCGATHVLAADIDPLAAVAAQMNADANAITLDTSTDDLVGQSLADFDVIIAGDICYEQSVAERVRDWLGEEAHAGREVLIGDPGRTFLPRKDLEPVIGYGVKSARDLDDTDVRNARVWRFAAD, from the coding sequence ATGCCGCCTGACATTGAGCCCCGTCCGGCGGAGACAGACCCGCAGGCCTATGTGGCGGGCAATTCTGTTGTTCAAACAGCGCCTCTTGTGCCGGAGATAAAACTTCATCTGGCTGATGAGCGCGCGCCCCTGTGGAACAAGACACAGCGTGATCTGTGGGACGATGGCATCGTCCTGCCCTATTGGGCGTTTGCCTGGGCGGGCGGGCAGGCACTTGCACGCCTGCTGCTGGATGAACCGGAGCGGGTTCGCGGCAAGCGCGTGCTGGATTTTGCGTCCGGTAGTGCCATCAGCGGCATTGCCGCCAAGCTCTGCGGCGCCACCCATGTGCTTGCGGCTGACATTGATCCCTTGGCCGCCGTCGCCGCGCAGATGAATGCGGACGCCAACGCCATTACTCTCGATACGTCCACCGATGATCTGGTGGGGCAAAGCCTTGCCGACTTCGACGTCATCATCGCCGGCGACATTTGCTACGAGCAATCCGTTGCCGAGCGCGTGCGGGACTGGCTTGGAGAAGAAGCCCATGCAGGCCGCGAGGTGCTGATCGGCGACCCCGGCCGCACGTTCCTGCCCCGCAAGGATCTGGAGCCGGTGATCGGGTATGGCGTCAAATCCGCCCGCGATCTGGACGACACCGACGTGCGCAATGCACGGGTCTGGCGATTTGCCGCCGATTGA
- a CDS encoding MAPEG family protein produces MVGTQAEAVGLYIGLNLILTLILAILVVRQRAKHEISLGTGGNDDMERAIRAHGNNVEYVAIALPGLIALALLGASTTLIHIAGLLVTVGRVGHAIGITNGISLFRQIGTLSTWIGVLALGVGCLWIVFG; encoded by the coding sequence ATGGTTGGAACACAAGCCGAAGCCGTCGGACTCTATATCGGGCTCAATCTCATCCTGACGCTGATACTGGCCATTCTGGTGGTACGCCAACGGGCCAAGCACGAGATCAGCCTGGGCACTGGCGGCAATGACGACATGGAGCGCGCCATACGCGCCCACGGTAACAATGTGGAATATGTTGCCATTGCGCTGCCAGGTCTGATTGCCCTGGCGCTGCTGGGGGCCTCCACCACGCTCATCCACATCGCCGGTCTGCTGGTAACGGTCGGCCGGGTGGGCCACGCCATCGGCATTACCAACGGCATTTCCCTCTTCCGCCAGATTGGCACCCTGTCCACCTGGATTGGCGTGCTGGCGCTGGGCGTTGGATGTCTTTGGATCGTATTCGGCTAA
- a CDS encoding TldD/PmbA family protein has protein sequence MTIPSKTDLELASTAVKKLMAAGADAADAIAAAGTSLGVSFRMGKLEDVERSEGTDLGIRAMVKGDDGAMRQAVVSLTDTSGPALDEAVERVIAMARIAPDDPYCGLADKARLATDIADLDLDDGQEPDADTLASRAEAAEKAALDVAGVTNSMGAGAGWSRSQVALVTSDGFEGTYSGSSHSISCSVLAGEGTGMERDYDYTSSRHLSELDAPETVGKSAADKAVKRLNPRKMKSQAVPVIYDPRVSGGLVGHLAGAVSGSSVARGTSFLKDRMGEQVMASGLAIIDDPRIIRGRSSKPFDGEGVAAEKLALVEDGVLQSWIMDSSSARQLGLETSGRAARGTGGPPGPSTTNLYMEAGKLSVEELMADITEGFYITELIGMGVNGITGDYSRGAAGYWIENGELTFPVTEITVAGNLKDMFMAMTPASDLVFRYGTNAPTMRVEGMTIAGA, from the coding sequence ATGACCATTCCGTCCAAGACCGATCTTGAGCTTGCCTCCACCGCCGTCAAAAAACTCATGGCCGCAGGCGCCGATGCGGCGGACGCCATTGCCGCGGCAGGCACCTCGCTGGGCGTCTCCTTCCGCATGGGCAAACTTGAAGATGTGGAACGGTCCGAAGGCACGGACCTTGGTATTCGCGCCATGGTGAAGGGTGACGACGGGGCCATGCGGCAGGCGGTCGTCTCGCTGACGGACACAAGCGGCCCGGCGCTGGACGAAGCGGTTGAGCGCGTCATCGCCATGGCGCGCATCGCGCCGGATGATCCCTATTGCGGTCTGGCTGACAAAGCCCGCCTCGCCACAGACATTGCCGACCTTGATCTGGATGATGGTCAGGAGCCGGACGCGGACACTTTGGCATCACGTGCCGAGGCGGCTGAAAAAGCTGCCCTTGATGTTGCAGGCGTGACCAACTCCATGGGGGCCGGGGCCGGCTGGAGCCGCTCACAGGTGGCGCTTGTCACCAGCGACGGGTTTGAAGGCACGTATTCCGGCAGCTCTCACTCCATCTCATGCTCCGTCCTTGCAGGCGAAGGCACCGGAATGGAGCGTGATTATGATTACACGTCATCGCGGCATCTGTCTGAGCTGGATGCGCCCGAAACAGTCGGCAAGAGCGCGGCCGACAAAGCCGTCAAGCGCCTCAACCCGCGCAAGATGAAAAGCCAGGCGGTGCCGGTCATCTATGATCCGCGCGTCTCCGGAGGCCTTGTCGGTCATCTGGCGGGTGCAGTGTCCGGCTCATCTGTTGCCCGCGGCACAAGTTTCCTGAAGGACCGCATGGGTGAGCAGGTAATGGCGTCAGGCCTTGCCATCATTGACGACCCCCGCATCATTCGTGGTCGCTCCTCAAAACCGTTTGATGGCGAAGGCGTTGCGGCAGAAAAGCTGGCACTGGTTGAAGACGGCGTTCTTCAAAGCTGGATCATGGATTCATCTTCCGCCCGCCAGCTGGGTCTTGAAACATCCGGCCGCGCCGCGCGCGGCACCGGGGGCCCTCCGGGTCCCTCCACCACCAATCTTTACATGGAAGCAGGCAAGCTCAGTGTGGAAGAGCTGATGGCGGACATCACAGAAGGCTTCTACATCACCGAACTGATCGGCATGGGCGTCAACGGCATTACCGGTGACTATTCACGCGGCGCTGCGGGCTACTGGATCGAGAATGGAGAGCTGACATTCCCGGTCACTGAAATCACCGTTGCGGGCAACCTCAAGGACATGTTCATGGCCATGACACCGGCCAGCGATCTTGTGTTCCGCTACGGCACGAATGCGCCCACCATGCGTGTTGAAGGCATGACCATTGCCGGAGCTTGA
- a CDS encoding 3'(2'),5'-bisphosphate nucleotidase CysQ, with protein MPELDVASDHAILLDAVREGGALALAHFKAGVTSQDKKDGTPVTEADLAVDALLKQRLRAAQPDYGWLSEETEDDAARLETTRQWMVDPIDGTRAFIKGRPHFAVVAALIDNGRPVAGAIYNPATDELFEAQAGKGALLNGKPISVTDVPDVEGCRMLGAADMFQHPAWPQKWPPMDIAQRNSIAYRGALVASGDFDAMLVMNWKNDWDLAAADLIVHEAGGHMTSHTGNGLTYNAKDPRHRTVVAAGPALHRALHDRIGAIVLPG; from the coding sequence TTGCCGGAGCTTGATGTCGCCTCAGACCACGCCATTCTGCTGGACGCCGTGCGTGAAGGCGGCGCGCTGGCGCTTGCGCATTTCAAGGCCGGGGTCACGTCCCAGGACAAGAAGGACGGCACACCTGTCACAGAGGCAGACCTCGCAGTCGATGCCCTGCTGAAGCAGCGGCTGCGCGCGGCACAACCGGACTATGGCTGGCTGTCGGAAGAAACCGAAGACGATGCGGCGCGTTTGGAAACCACGCGCCAGTGGATGGTGGACCCGATCGACGGCACCCGCGCCTTCATCAAGGGCCGTCCGCACTTCGCCGTTGTGGCGGCGTTGATCGACAATGGCCGTCCGGTGGCCGGTGCCATCTACAACCCGGCGACGGATGAATTGTTTGAAGCGCAGGCAGGCAAGGGTGCGCTCCTCAACGGCAAGCCGATTTCGGTCACCGATGTGCCTGACGTGGAAGGTTGCCGCATGCTGGGGGCCGCTGACATGTTCCAGCACCCGGCCTGGCCGCAAAAATGGCCGCCCATGGATATCGCCCAGCGCAACTCCATCGCCTATCGCGGTGCCCTCGTCGCATCCGGCGATTTTGACGCCATGCTGGTGATGAACTGGAAAAACGACTGGGACCTGGCAGCCGCTGACCTCATCGTGCATGAGGCCGGTGGTCATATGACCAGCCACACAGGCAACGGTCTGACCTATAATGCCAAAGACCCGCGCCACCGCACGGTGGTTGCGGCAGGGCCTGCTTTGCACCGCGCCCTTCATGATCGTATTGGTGCGATCGTGCTGCCGGGCTGA
- a CDS encoding DUF4170 domain-containing protein, with the protein MSDDVTSEDTVGDDKPEQLLHLVMGGRLTDLADTEFEDVSKLDIVGVYPNYAKAHEAWKSAAQRTVDDAQMRYFIVHLHKLLDPDNDADCPD; encoded by the coding sequence ATGAGCGACGACGTAACGAGCGAAGATACAGTTGGCGACGACAAACCCGAGCAGTTGCTGCATCTGGTCATGGGCGGTCGGCTGACGGATCTGGCGGACACCGAATTTGAGGATGTCTCCAAGCTCGACATTGTGGGTGTCTATCCCAACTACGCCAAGGCGCATGAAGCCTGGAAGTCGGCAGCCCAGCGCACGGTGGATGACGCGCAGATGCGCTACTTCATCGTGCATCTGCACAAACTGCTTGATCCTGACAACGACGCCGACTGCCCGGACTAA
- a CDS encoding lysophospholipid acyltransferase family protein, with amino-acid sequence MLWTSRIEVENQHIPEQFWKADKPFIVAFWHGQMLIIVDCWRCEKPISMLISQNLDGEMIAQALAKLNIGAVRGSSDKNGKDKGGRAALRGMLKMLKDGDSIGITPDGPKGPGMQSKEGLIVLARLSGVPILPIAGASNRAKIMNSWDRFALHRPFSRGLIKWGEPIHVPREADAEAMEATRAHLDTVLQALSAETRAHMGHPPLEPLT; translated from the coding sequence ATGCTGTGGACCAGCCGCATCGAGGTTGAGAACCAGCACATTCCAGAGCAGTTCTGGAAAGCGGACAAGCCATTCATTGTGGCGTTCTGGCACGGGCAGATGCTCATCATTGTTGATTGCTGGCGCTGTGAAAAACCCATCAGCATGCTGATCTCTCAGAATCTCGACGGTGAGATGATTGCGCAGGCGCTGGCCAAACTGAACATCGGCGCCGTGCGCGGCTCCTCTGACAAGAACGGCAAGGACAAAGGCGGACGCGCTGCGTTGCGCGGCATGCTCAAGATGCTCAAAGACGGCGACAGCATCGGCATCACGCCGGACGGCCCCAAAGGCCCGGGCATGCAATCCAAGGAAGGGTTGATTGTCCTGGCGCGCCTGTCAGGCGTGCCGATCCTGCCCATCGCCGGCGCATCCAACCGCGCGAAAATCATGAACAGCTGGGACCGCTTTGCCCTGCACCGCCCGTTCTCCCGCGGCCTCATCAAATGGGGGGAGCCGATCCATGTCCCCCGCGAAGCAGATGCAGAGGCGATGGAAGCCACCCGCGCCCATCTCGATACGGTGCTGCAAGCCCTCAGTGCTGAAACGCGCGCCCATATGGGTCACCCACCGCTGGAGCCGCTCACATGA